One Marinilabiliales bacterium genomic region harbors:
- a CDS encoding ABC transporter permease, producing MLYNNLKVSVRNLLAQKGYTIINLFGLAVGIASALMIMLYVIDEFSYDRFHPNAKNIYRVCLDAKLQDTEMLAPISNTAIGPVSYDQYPDILNYTRVFSFGGDPDIRYDDKTFIEKNLIYADSTFFQLFNGFRLISGDPNNILNAPNQLVMTQSAAERYFGNEDPVGKSVRKWSGNQEWQVAGIVEDPPSNSHIKFDIVCSFVSMQWAQAPAWLSNNIYTYILLQEGTDPKEIDNRFEYLVATHAGPAFEEIMGASMEELEHLGNRYNYFAQALTDIHLRSEMPFEMEVGGNITMVYVLMLIALFIIIIAAINFMNLATARSAKRAKEVGVRKIVGSTRSSLVGQFLTESVLLSALALLTAIVIVIIAMPEFNNMAGKQIALSALPVTVTAGVLLAIILIVGFAAGSYPAFFLANIDPMVIFKGVSGSGMKSSILRGILVTFQFIITIGLLIATFVVYSQISFIRDKDLGYNPQNTLIIDRTYIMPSAQHASFADELRNLPGIEAVARSNSLPTTIIGNTIMRKEGAPPDDMQTYNFFNASYDLDKALDLRLVEGRYFDRNYASDSSAIVINQAAARGFGFDGSPLGQKVFVNLNDERTVVGVVEDFHYESLHQRISPLVIVFGQNNMYLTIRFDDRNPWEILRTVEEKWNEFVPDQVFDYFFLEDSVADQYSNERRAGILFSGFSLLAIVIASLGLLGLSSYSAEQRTREIGIRKVFGATEGIVVWLLLKEINRLFIIATLVSWPIAWYLMTNWLENFAFRINLSPLVFVTASVVSYIIAVLMVSYQAFKAARANPAVTLKYE from the coding sequence ATGCTATATAATAACCTCAAAGTTTCGGTCAGGAATCTGCTGGCACAGAAAGGCTATACTATTATAAACCTGTTTGGGCTGGCGGTGGGCATTGCCAGCGCATTGATGATAATGCTGTACGTCATAGACGAATTCAGTTACGACAGGTTTCACCCGAACGCAAAGAATATTTACAGGGTTTGCCTTGACGCCAAACTGCAGGATACAGAGATGCTTGCACCGATAAGCAATACTGCCATCGGTCCGGTCTCGTATGATCAGTACCCCGACATCCTCAATTACACCAGGGTTTTCTCTTTCGGGGGAGACCCTGACATTCGTTACGACGACAAAACCTTCATCGAAAAAAACCTGATATATGCAGATTCAACATTCTTCCAGCTATTTAACGGCTTCCGGCTGATAAGCGGCGACCCCAACAACATCCTCAATGCACCCAACCAGCTCGTCATGACACAGTCCGCCGCAGAAAGGTATTTTGGCAACGAAGACCCCGTTGGAAAAAGCGTGCGGAAATGGTCCGGCAACCAGGAGTGGCAGGTAGCCGGCATTGTGGAGGATCCACCCTCAAACAGCCACATAAAATTTGATATTGTCTGCTCCTTTGTCAGTATGCAATGGGCACAGGCACCCGCCTGGTTATCAAACAACATCTACACATATATCCTGCTGCAGGAGGGAACCGATCCGAAAGAGATTGACAACCGCTTCGAGTACCTTGTTGCGACCCATGCCGGACCTGCTTTCGAGGAGATAATGGGAGCCTCGATGGAAGAGCTTGAGCATCTTGGCAATCGCTACAACTATTTCGCACAGGCGCTTACAGATATTCACCTCAGATCGGAAATGCCGTTTGAAATGGAGGTTGGCGGCAATATCACCATGGTATATGTATTGATGCTCATCGCTCTCTTCATTATCATTATCGCTGCAATAAATTTTATGAACCTGGCCACTGCAAGATCAGCAAAAAGAGCTAAGGAGGTAGGCGTAAGGAAGATTGTAGGTTCTACCCGTTCGAGCCTGGTCGGCCAGTTCCTTACCGAATCTGTTCTGCTTTCAGCACTTGCACTGTTAACAGCCATTGTCATTGTTATTATCGCGATGCCTGAATTCAACAATATGGCAGGGAAACAGATCGCACTGTCGGCTCTGCCGGTGACTGTCACCGCCGGCGTACTGTTGGCAATCATACTTATCGTGGGTTTTGCAGCGGGTAGTTACCCGGCTTTCTTCCTGGCCAATATCGATCCGATGGTTATCTTCAAGGGAGTGTCAGGCTCGGGTATGAAGAGCAGTATTCTTCGAGGCATTCTTGTAACCTTCCAGTTCATTATCACTATCGGACTGCTGATCGCCACCTTTGTGGTCTACAGCCAGATATCATTTATCCGGGACAAGGACCTCGGGTACAATCCCCAAAATACACTGATCATCGACAGGACATATATTATGCCATCAGCGCAGCATGCGTCCTTTGCAGACGAATTGCGCAACCTGCCCGGCATTGAAGCAGTTGCCAGATCAAACTCCCTGCCGACAACCATAATTGGCAATACAATTATGCGAAAAGAGGGTGCACCGCCGGATGACATGCAGACCTACAATTTCTTTAATGCTTCATATGACCTTGACAAAGCTCTGGATCTCAGATTAGTCGAGGGCCGGTACTTTGACAGGAATTATGCCTCAGATTCATCGGCAATAGTGATAAACCAGGCAGCAGCACGTGGATTTGGTTTCGATGGTTCGCCACTCGGGCAGAAGGTCTTTGTCAACCTTAACGACGAGAGGACCGTGGTAGGTGTGGTAGAGGATTTCCACTATGAATCCCTTCATCAGAGGATCAGTCCCCTTGTCATTGTTTTCGGGCAAAACAATATGTACCTGACTATACGGTTCGATGACCGGAATCCCTGGGAAATACTGAGGACAGTTGAAGAAAAGTGGAATGAGTTTGTACCCGACCAGGTGTTTGACTATTTCTTCCTTGAGGATTCGGTTGCTGATCAGTACAGTAACGAGAGGCGCGCAGGTATTCTGTTTTCAGGTTTCAGCCTGCTGGCAATAGTAATTGCCTCACTGGGATTACTGGGGCTCTCCTCCTATTCAGCAGAACAGCGAACCCGGGAGATTGGCATACGCAAGGTTTTCGGGGCAACCGAAGGTATTGTCGTGTGGTTGCTGCTTAAAGAGATTAACCGCCTCTTCATTATCGCAACCCTCGTCTCCTGGCCCATTGCATGGTACCTGATGACAAACTGGCTTGAGAATTTTGCATTCCGCATAAACCTCTCACCACTGGTGTTTGTAACCGCATCGGTCGTTTCTTACATTATTGCCGTGCTTATGGTCAGCTACCAGGCTTTCAAAGCCGCACGAGCCAACCCGGCCGTAACTCTTAAATACGAATAG
- a CDS encoding Xaa-Pro dipeptidyl-peptidase, translated as MAHGGQPDASPSLADQTDHSDGVYCGRAGNTVKLEAGPVFVRETDQYGPVKSDPASDQAVSEARPVFVDGLAQRVEAFSDPDTWIRHDLWVETEFDIDGDGLPDRMHVSVTRPLQTEYGLKLPVVYQSSPYYAGRSSTDRRYFWDVRQELYTEPNPREFPPPAERRVNRPVISNAMIDFWVPRGFIAVHSSAPGTGYSQGCPTIGTDIEALAPKAVIDWLNGRAKGYSSPFGEEEVEAYWTTGKVGMIGTSYNGTLALAAASTGVEGLEAIIPVAPNTSYYHYYRSNGLIVHPYGWMGEDIDFLYDFVHSNPENREYCNLTVRDTEMAEGMDRVTGNYNDFWARRDLAANLENLAAAVLMAHAFNDWNVMPEHSYRVIEVLKEMGLPHQIYYHQGGHGGNPPEDMMVKWFTRYLFDVDNGVEDDPVAWIVREGDDRLEPTPYEDYPHPGAAVVEFFLKPGAPETGSLVMERTPGQGTETLTDNFSFSGSALAQAEWTEHRLLYLTPQLEEEVHISGVPSVTIRLSVDRPAANLSVWLVSLPWNEGRNARITDNIITRGWADPQNRNCIIESEPLEPGRFYDVTFDLEPDDQVIRAGQQIGLMIFSSDKDFTLWPDPGTEITVDLDGTTLRLPVVGGREAVRF; from the coding sequence ATGGCGCACGGCGGCCAACCAGATGCCAGCCCATCGCTGGCCGACCAGACTGATCACTCCGATGGTGTTTATTGCGGCAGAGCTGGCAACACTGTTAAATTAGAAGCGGGCCCGGTTTTTGTCAGGGAAACAGACCAGTATGGCCCGGTTAAGTCTGACCCGGCTTCTGATCAGGCTGTTTCAGAGGCACGTCCGGTTTTTGTTGACGGATTGGCACAGAGGGTTGAGGCATTTTCCGATCCCGACACCTGGATACGCCACGACCTGTGGGTTGAAACGGAGTTTGATATTGACGGCGACGGCCTGCCTGACCGGATGCACGTTTCGGTTACCCGTCCGCTCCAGACTGAGTATGGTCTGAAACTGCCCGTGGTATACCAGTCCAGTCCCTACTATGCCGGACGAAGCTCTACCGACCGCAGGTATTTCTGGGATGTCAGGCAGGAGCTGTACACCGAACCCAATCCGCGCGAATTCCCTCCCCCCGCCGAGCGGAGGGTCAACCGCCCTGTGATTTCGAACGCGATGATCGATTTCTGGGTGCCCCGCGGTTTTATTGCCGTTCACTCCTCAGCGCCGGGAACCGGGTACTCGCAGGGATGCCCCACGATAGGCACCGATATTGAAGCGCTGGCACCCAAGGCTGTGATCGACTGGCTGAACGGAAGGGCTAAAGGTTATAGTTCCCCTTTCGGGGAAGAGGAGGTAGAGGCTTACTGGACCACCGGCAAGGTGGGTATGATAGGTACATCATACAACGGCACACTGGCCCTCGCTGCCGCATCTACCGGGGTGGAGGGTCTTGAGGCCATAATCCCGGTGGCTCCCAATACTTCGTATTACCATTATTACAGGTCTAACGGACTGATTGTTCATCCGTACGGATGGATGGGCGAGGATATCGATTTTCTGTATGATTTTGTCCATTCAAACCCCGAGAACCGCGAATACTGCAACCTTACTGTCAGGGACACTGAAATGGCAGAGGGGATGGACCGCGTTACCGGCAACTATAATGACTTCTGGGCAAGAAGGGATCTTGCCGCCAACCTTGAGAACCTGGCGGCGGCGGTGCTGATGGCCCATGCTTTCAATGACTGGAACGTAATGCCCGAACATAGTTACCGGGTGATAGAGGTATTGAAAGAGATGGGGCTGCCACATCAGATATACTACCACCAGGGTGGTCATGGCGGCAATCCTCCTGAGGATATGATGGTCAAGTGGTTTACACGTTACCTGTTCGATGTGGACAATGGTGTTGAAGACGACCCGGTAGCATGGATCGTGCGTGAAGGTGATGACCGCCTTGAACCCACGCCATACGAAGACTATCCTCATCCCGGTGCTGCTGTGGTTGAATTCTTCCTCAAGCCGGGCGCACCGGAAACCGGGTCACTCGTGATGGAAAGGACCCCGGGGCAGGGCACGGAGACGCTGACCGACAATTTTTCTTTCAGTGGTTCTGCGCTGGCACAGGCAGAATGGACAGAGCACCGGTTGTTGTATCTGACACCCCAACTGGAAGAGGAGGTGCACATATCTGGTGTGCCATCGGTAACCATCAGGCTTTCGGTTGACAGGCCGGCGGCAAACCTCTCGGTATGGCTGGTCTCGTTGCCGTGGAATGAAGGGAGGAATGCCCGGATTACCGATAACATAATCACTCGCGGCTGGGCCGACCCCCAAAACCGTAACTGTATTATCGAAAGCGAACCCCTCGAACCGGGCAGGTTTTACGATGTCACTTTTGACCTTGAACCTGACGACCAGGTTATAAGGGCAGGTCAGCAGATAGGGCTGATGATATTTTCGAGCGACAAGGACTTCACTCTCTGGCCCGATCCTGGCACGGAAATAACAGTCGACCTGGACGGGACAACCCTCAGACTTCCCGTAGTAGGGGGGAGGGAGGCGGTCAGGTTTTAG